ttagCATGCCACCGTTGTAGCCTTCCCCTTTCAGTCTGTACCAGTTCAGCAGGGTCACTTCTCGTCCTGGGGCACCTCAAGATTGAACCAGGGGAGCTACACTGGCGAGGAATCAGAAAACTGCCTTCAAAGTGGACGACACCTCTCAACCCGCCAGGATCTGTGCTTCCAGCTAAACCAAGTCCAGATCAATAGTATTCTGAGGTCCAATGAGCAGGTATTGTTATGTTAAAGAGAGAAGTAACATTCTCTTGTTCAGTTTTTAAACATACAATGGCTGAGACTCTTCTTCAAGAAGAATTTTGGAAAATATCCTAATGTTATTCACTTTGATTTGGagcaaaacattttgaaactgtACATTCACGTACCTCTTTTCCAGACTGTCAGTGTTCCAGAGTTTGATGGCAGGGCACTCAATGCTGTGAGAAAGTTTGAAAGCAACCAGTTAGCTGCCAACACACCAAATGAGGACCGCCGCAGTGCAGCCACCTGCCTACAGGTATGCatcttttacattttgtttgtgcatcagtcagtatttctttctctttttctagAATTGACAGAACGCTTTCTTCTCCAGTCAAAAGGTATGCTTTTTGGAGTGTTCGACGGCCACGGGGGATCGGCGTGTGCTCAGGCCGTCAGTGAACGGCTGCTGTACTACATAGCAGTCGCCATGATGTCGAAACACAACCTGGAAGAGCTTGAGAAAAGCATGGAGCAGGACAGGCCAGTCCCTCCCATCTTGCAGTGGTATAAACATCATACCGATTTTAATTATCGGGAATCTGCCTCCCTCTACATCGACCACCTCAGAGTCTTCTGGCAAGAATTGCTGGACAGTGAGGATCACAACGAAGGCATGAGGTAGGTACATCTGGCAAATTAATCAtttggttttatgttttttattcaaaaaaaaactgtgccatgtgcatttttgatgtttttcctgGTTATCGATAGTTTGGGGAAATGTTGGCACCAAAAGCTGTAATCCAAATAAGTAGTGATACTATGGTAGTACTGGGATTCTTGGTGAATACAATGAGATCATGCCATATACCACAGCCTGCTAATCTAATTAACAGTCCTCAGGATGCTCTGGATCACGCTTTCAGACGGCTCGATGCTGACATCTCGTTGGAGGCTCAGGTCCCTCTTTCCAATGACCTGATGAGAAGTACGGCCATCCAGGTAAGAGGGGCGCCTCGTCCTCACtgctttcagtgtgttcagcgTCACACGGTGTTGACGCCCTCCTGTCCAGGTTGCCTTTGCCGGGAGCACGGCCTGCGTCGCTCACGTGGGCACGGACGGGATCCACGTGGCAAACGCCGGGGACTGCCGGGCGGTGCTCGGCGTGCAGAACGAAGACGGCTCTTGGAGCGCCGTTCCTCTCTCCCAGGACCACAACTCGCAGAACCAAGCCGAGGTGGAGCGGATCAAAGCGCAGCATCCCCCCTCGGAGAGCGACACGGTGCTCACAGACGAGAGGCTGCTCGGAGTGAGTCTCTGTGAAATGGCATGACTTTGAGAGATGTAGAAAATGAAGTCACCTGTTCTATTCTTTGTCTCGCCGCCAGGTCCTGATGCCCCTGCGCGCCTTCGGAGACGTGAGGTTCAAGTGGAGCAGCGAGTTGCAGCAGAACATTTTAAACAGCCTGGAATCAGGAGTCGACCTCGACGCTCTCAACCTGTACCAGTACACGCCCCCTAACTACCGAACGCCTCCGTATCTGGATGTGACTCCGGACATAACCTATCACAAGCTGCGGCCGCAGGACCACTTCCTGATCCTTGGCACCGATGGGTTGTGGGATGAGCTGAGCAGCGAGGAGGCGGTGCGGCTCATCGGAGAGCACCTGAGTGGAATACACTTACAGGTAAAGGAAACGCGCTGTCCTTCACAGAAGATTCTGTACGTCATTTTAACTTTACCCTTTGTTTTCCAGGCTCCGGTTTCGCCCTCGGAGAGACAGCTGAAGCTGGGCCAGCTGCacgagcttcttctgaagcgcCGGGCCCGTGCCTCCCCCGCTTCGGACAGCAACGCCGCCACACACCTCATCAGACACGCTTTGGGCACCGGGGACTATGGCGAGCTGTGCCAGGAGAGGCTGGCCTCCATGCTGGCCTTGCCAGAGGACCTGGCCCGGATGTACAGGGACGATATCACAGCTACTGTCGTCTATCTGAACTATGACCTGGCAAAACGCCACCATAGTTAATAGATGCTTtacaaactttgtttttattattacaaACTGGACACATATGCATCAAAAACAGTCAGCCTTCAGATGATTATTTCCTGGACCAAAGTTAAAACCTGTTACgtaaatcaattttttttttttttttttttttttttttttgttaatgacCAGTTTTCAGAGTTGTATCGCACACAGTTTGTCTTCTGTAATGAAAACGAGCATTTCCGTGAACGCGGCACAGGTTACAGTCTGTAGTTGTTGCACTTTTTGGGTCAAAACTGGAGGTTTTTATAGATGAGATTTTGATCTTTCAGAGTATTAATGATGAACATTTCAATCATCAAGCGAAAGCAGAGCTATGGGAGACGAAGATGAACGCACACATTAATTGTATATCCATCTCTGTGTCAGCTTTTCCTGCAGGGACAATCCTTCTGtgaattatttttgtttacCTTTGTGAAAGCGTTTAATTTCTGTGAAGATCCTTTAATGTGTTGATTGATTCACTGTATTGACGTTGTTGTTCTGAAATGTGCAGATGTTACCTGCAACTTCCATTTCACGAGTTGTTTGACTCCGGAACCTGAAAACAGATGAAGTTTTCATAATAAACGGGGCTCATGCAGTAGCTGCCGAGCGTCATGGGAGCCTAACTGACTTGTGTTTTGTAAACATGAGTGCGCTGCGCTCTGAGATAGTGGTCTTTAATGCCCTGATTGTAGTAAAAAAACTAAAGTAGAACTTGGTTAAATCATATAATTTTCTTGATCTTTGTAGTTGGACACATTTTTCTACATATCTCTCAGAAATGTAGAGATTATTCACTAGAATCTTCAGTTGACAGAGTGGAATCCCTCACCTGTataaacacccacacacacctgcatggGTGGCAGTGTCACGTCTCACTTCTCTGTTTATTGCCAAACATCTGCTGATAAAATCAAGCAGCTCGTCGAACAAAACTGCGCAGAAAGAAACGGCGAACTGCAGCCACGGGCGGTTTGACGAGTCTTCACACGCAGTGACGGCAGATCGGTGGCAGGATGCATTAACACACTGACCGAGGGGCTGCGATGACGAGACACACTCCATGAGGATGGTCGGTAACTGCCACAGATCTGGCTCTCTGCCGCTGGAACAAATCGGCCGGTCTGCTCACAGAGAGGCTCTTCAGAGGCGCTGAGAAACAGACCTGACGATGGGCAGCAGGAGGACCTGGTTGCTCTTGATGTGGCAGCTGCAGGTGAGTCTGTTACACTTTAGCCAGACTCACCTCTGCTTTTGATGCGGTGACTCTGGTGCTGAATCTGTTTGTCAGaccaaaaacactgaatatCATGTTTATTAGTGATTTAGTGGCAGTAGGtctgtttatttgtgtatttgtaAAGTTCAACATTAGGTAAAGGTCAATAtcaaaaaactacaaaatacaTTTCTACACAACTACTgcactgaaatattttttaagTCAAAATTATCGAATTGATATTTGCAGTATAGGGTTAAATTAAGATCAAACTAAATGGTGTTTATTAGTTGTGGAAtagaaaaaatgtgaaatgaaactgaaagagtTCATCTGATTTGATCTCAACATAAAGTTTCTGAGAGTgtcaaatgaaaataatttaaatctaATGTTCTTGATGAAACTGAATAAGATTTGTTTGCTTATATTTGACTGTTCATGCGTAATGTTGTAAGTTGTCCACAGGTTGTAGTTGAAAATGAGACCTTGCGTCTCAGTGAGACTCACCTGTATAGATAAAGgttgaaataaaaatcaaaaagtgGGGGTTTGAGAAAACACGGAAAGAtgactctttatttctttacctTTTATCCATCCATGAGTGGGCTTCCAGGGAGCAGCTGGGGTAAGTGGCCCCACTCAGTTACCCACAGTGGGATTTGAAGCTCCAAGCCTGTCTCGTCTTTCAGTCCTCTATGAACTTAATCATTTTCTTCCCACCTGCcctcaaaaagaagaaaaaagacttATTCAGATTGTgatcatgtgtgtttttaactatTTATCATTTGTTCTTCAGTGCCTTGCATCGGCAGCCACAGTGATCCAACCACATCTGTCAAGCAATTTCTCAAACAATGGAACCTCAAAGAAAGACGCTCTGGAGGTATTGAGTGAAATTTCACTGATTACTTATGAAGGAGGAGTGAAATCATGATCTGACATCCTGCTATGATTCAAACAGAATAAGTCTGACgctgacctccagcagctgcccGTCCTTGAGTTTAGTCTCCGGTCTGGGACTCTGAGACGAACCAAGAGGGAGTGGGTCATTCCAGCCATCAATATTCCAGAGAACACCCGTGGTCCGTACCCCAAGTTTGTGGTGAAGGTGACCGGAAGCATTTTGAGCACATCAAGTCGTTTTGAATGTCATCATACCAGCTGAAGCCCCCCGGACTGAAATCTTTTCTTTCTGGCAGCTTAAATCCAACATGGGTGAGAAGGTGGCCATTAACTATAGGATCTCAGGACCGGGTGCAGATCAGCCACCCGAAGGTGTCTTCACTGTGGACCGGCGGTCTGGGGTGATGTACGTGACCCAACCACTGGACAGGGAGAAAAAAGACATGTACAtcgtgagtaaaaaaaaaaaaacaaaaaaaaaacaaaaaaaaaaaacggctctCTACCAATGTGCTGGTGGTTCAACTGTCCACAGTTTCTGAGACCactgtgtgtgctgtgtgttccAGATGAGGGCCCATGCACTGAATGAAGGAGTGCAAGCCGAGGTGCCCATGGAGCTCATAATCAACATCATCGACCAGAATGACAACGCTCCAGAGTTCACTATGAACCCTCTGATTGGCCTAGTGAGCGAAAGCGCCAAAGCTGGTACCATCAGATCTTTCTTCTTGGTTGGCCTTTCCACAGCGCATCCTCTTGCCGTCTGCTGCACCTTTGCACCAGTTGCTTTCATGCTTCTTAAGATGTGAATGTCTGATACGGCTGCTTAGTCTTTGTTGTCTTCGACAGGTGACTCTGTTATAAAGGTAATAGCACTGGATAAGGACGATCCACTCACGAGCAACGCCATAATCAGGTATAGAATTCTATCTCAGATGCCTAAAGTGCCTCATGAGGACATGTTTGCCATCAACCCAGTGAGTGG
Above is a window of Salarias fasciatus chromosome 7, fSalaFa1.1, whole genome shotgun sequence DNA encoding:
- the pdp2 gene encoding pyruvate dehydrogenase [acetyl-transferring]-phosphatase 2, mitochondrial — translated: MYGRVYATILQRASNHTLPLYATATSQHATVVAFPFQSVPVQQGHFSSWGTSRLNQGSYTGEESENCLQSGRHLSTRQDLCFQLNQVQINSILRSNEQTVSVPEFDGRALNAVRKFESNQLAANTPNEDRRSAATCLQSKGMLFGVFDGHGGSACAQAVSERLLYYIAVAMMSKHNLEELEKSMEQDRPVPPILQWYKHHTDFNYRESASLYIDHLRVFWQELLDSEDHNEGMSPQDALDHAFRRLDADISLEAQVPLSNDLMRSTAIQVAFAGSTACVAHVGTDGIHVANAGDCRAVLGVQNEDGSWSAVPLSQDHNSQNQAEVERIKAQHPPSESDTVLTDERLLGVLMPLRAFGDVRFKWSSELQQNILNSLESGVDLDALNLYQYTPPNYRTPPYLDVTPDITYHKLRPQDHFLILGTDGLWDELSSEEAVRLIGEHLSGIHLQAPVSPSERQLKLGQLHELLLKRRARASPASDSNAATHLIRHALGTGDYGELCQERLASMLALPEDLARMYRDDITATVVYLNYDLAKRHHS